The sequence CGTGAACCAGCAAAAACATAACCTGGTTGCCAAAAGCTGTTGCTAAACCAGCAGAGACTGAGCCCAAACCACTGAATCGATAGGCACATTGCTTGACGTCCAAGCAGCGAGGcagagtagttttttttttggcaacacATCATCAGCCTCTAAAACAGAATGCAAATGTCTTGGCAGGCTTCTGCTGATCAAAGTACAAACTAAGCATGGCAAACTGAAGCTTGTGGGCAGCATAAAAATAGCCAATGCATAAAAATCAATACACCAGCAGCAAAGTTTCACCAACATGAAAGTTTCAGGCTGAGTCGTCATAGCACAGAAGACAGATTGGCAATTCACACGTGCTCCAGACCaaccattattttttataacatgGTCACGCCAACACACATATTCACTTTTGACATTCGATCAATCAACTCACGGATTACAAGCTTATGAGAAGTTAAGCAACACTCAGCAAGTTAACAGCCTTCGCATTGAGGGTCACATGTGGAGTGCTGGCATTTGCCAAACACAGCAGGCTAGAAAGTACACAACAATGGCCAACAAATGCCTTAGTAACGGTATTTGGTGGAGTAGTCCTTCGGAGCAATCACCAGACCACGGCCCTTGCGGGCACCCCTGTAGATAGTCTCCACAATGTCAATGAACTCCTGCTTGTCCTTCAAGGCCCAGTTGATCTTGTTATTGTTTCCTGTGCCAAGATCAATCATGATGTGCTTGTTCCGGAAGAAGAACATCACTGTCGACGGGTCGTACAGCTCGTACATAGTGTTGAAGTCAGGAACCTCTGTGATGTCAACGAGGTAGATAACTGCAAAATTCTTTATGGTCTCAGCTACTGATGCCAGCACTTCATCCATCTAAACATAAATGAGATTATAAAAAAGAGTCAGAATATAACCTAACAACAAAAGACAGCTAAATTGTTGTAGAACCAAAGCATAAGACAATGCCAAAGTGCAACCATAACATAGAACAGAGACATAGAAATATTTCTCCAAAACCATCAAACACAAGACATCAAGACCTAATAGCTACTTCACTTTACTTTTAGCAAGTAACTTAAGTGACTTTGGAAATGTGAAAAGCGAAATAAATGATGTAAGCTGCTACCTAGCTCTCAATTGAGATAAAAAGTTTACTATCTCCTGAAAAAGGAAACGTCCTAAATTTACCCAATTCAGTTTCAAACTCAAACTGATCAAATGTGCTATTGACCAAGACGCTGTGACAAAAGAAAGGCTTAAGAAAACATTACTGTGCGAGTGCTAGTAGAATACAACCCAGGGAGTGGTCAGGTTTGGGTGGTAACTAGAAAGATAGTAGAGCAAGAACCACATTTTGTTCGCATATGTAGATCAGCTCAGTAGCAGTGCTACCCCATGATCCAGAGACCTCATCTACCTGTCTGCATTATGCCATAACTAATAGCTATCGAGCTTAACAATCAACATGACGACCAGGTGTTGTACGCAGCTCACCTAACACAATATCCTAAAGCCCCCTCTCTAATCTTTCTGCATCATCGCCATAATTTTTACGAATTCTTTGACCACTTCCACACAATCAGCATTCACACCCCTGTCTATGTCCAGTTGGCAATTAGccctgaaagaaaaaagaagaggccTCCAAGAGTGCAAAAGGCAACCACGCACAAGAGAATTGCACAGATAAAGGACAACTAGAAAGGTGCATGGACTATGGGCTtactaaattcaaaattttgtcAAGCAACTTGTCCAGGACTTCAAAATTATAAAAGGTTAAGTGgaatataagtttatcttacTCCCAATGAAACAAGCAAGCTTTACTCCATGGGTAAAAAAACAGATAGAGAGAAACTAAATCCCTCCCACTACTGTTTTAACTTTGAACTAACAAGCTATCCTCTAACAATAGAATGGCTAAAGTCAATAATAATTTAAATGGCATCGATTCAAACCAAACAGGTAGTGATATAGCTGCTAAGCGGCTGGATTACAGAGCATCATAGTTGTTTGTTCTGATATTTAGATAAGCAAAGTAGTACTGCTGCCCTATGGTTCCCAATCCCCTGTCCCACCCATCTGTATCACAACATCAAATAATCCTTAATCGACCTTGCTAAATAACTAAAGATGCACGTTCTACAGAAGCTGCATTAGCAAAATTGTTGCAGTTCACATGCATCAGTAAGCAGAATCCT is a genomic window of Phragmites australis chromosome 24, lpPhrAust1.1, whole genome shotgun sequence containing:
- the LOC133908028 gene encoding thioredoxin-like protein YLS8, yielding MSYLLPHLHSGWAVDQAILAEEERLVIIRFGHDWDETCMQMDEVLASVAETIKNFAVIYLVDITEVPDFNTMYELYDPSTVMFFFRNKHIMIDLGTGNNNKINWALKDKQEFIDIVETIYRGARKGRGLVIAPKDYSTKYRY